One stretch of Streptomyces sp. R21 DNA includes these proteins:
- a CDS encoding ABC transporter ATP-binding protein, giving the protein MIRFENVTKRYADGTVAVDDLSFEVADGELVTLVGPSGCGKTTTMKMVNRLIEPSGGRIFLDGDDIAAIDPVQLRRRIGYVIQQVGLFPHKTVLDNTATVPHLLGVKRAKARERAAELLDLVGLDPAVYGDRYPEQLSGGQRQRVGVARALAADPPVLLMDEPFGAVDPVVREHLQNEFLRLQQAVHKTVLFVTHDIEEAVRLGDRIAVYGQGRIEQFDTPSAVLGAPANDYVADFVGADRGLKRLSVTPIEESDLEQPPVVRLDDPLPRKLDARWAVVLDANGDLHGWISEEHARVQGGTVRDQVRRMEAWLPVGASLKQAFATMLQHDAGWIAVIDEESEGRFLGVLTPARLHEALRRSTAADARDIARADVELETVSTS; this is encoded by the coding sequence ATGATCCGGTTCGAGAACGTCACCAAGCGGTACGCCGACGGCACGGTCGCCGTCGACGACCTGTCCTTCGAGGTCGCCGACGGCGAACTGGTCACCCTGGTCGGCCCGTCGGGCTGCGGCAAGACCACGACCATGAAGATGGTGAACCGGCTCATCGAACCCTCGGGCGGCCGGATATTCCTGGACGGCGACGACATAGCGGCCATCGACCCGGTCCAGCTCCGCCGCCGTATCGGCTACGTCATCCAGCAGGTCGGCCTCTTCCCGCACAAGACGGTCCTCGACAACACCGCGACCGTCCCGCACCTTCTCGGCGTCAAGCGCGCCAAGGCCCGCGAGCGCGCCGCCGAACTCCTCGACCTCGTCGGCCTCGACCCGGCCGTGTACGGCGACCGCTACCCGGAGCAGCTCTCCGGCGGCCAGCGCCAGCGCGTCGGTGTGGCCCGCGCGCTGGCCGCGGACCCGCCCGTCCTGCTGATGGACGAGCCGTTCGGCGCGGTCGACCCGGTGGTGCGCGAGCACCTGCAGAACGAGTTCCTGCGGCTCCAGCAGGCCGTGCACAAGACGGTGCTGTTCGTCACGCACGACATCGAGGAGGCCGTACGCCTCGGAGACCGCATCGCCGTCTACGGGCAGGGCCGCATCGAACAGTTCGACACCCCGTCGGCCGTTCTCGGCGCACCGGCGAACGACTACGTGGCCGATTTCGTCGGCGCGGACCGGGGCCTGAAGCGGCTGTCGGTGACGCCGATCGAGGAGAGCGACCTCGAACAGCCGCCCGTGGTGCGCCTCGACGACCCGCTGCCCCGGAAGCTGGACGCGCGGTGGGCGGTCGTCCTGGACGCGAACGGCGATCTGCACGGCTGGATCTCCGAGGAGCACGCGCGCGTGCAGGGCGGCACGGTCCGCGACCAGGTGCGCCGCATGGAGGCCTGGCTGCCCGTCGGGGCCTCCCTGAAGCAGGCGTTCGCGACGATGCTCCAGCACGACGCGGGCTGGATCGCCGTCATCGACGAGGAGAGCGAGGGCCGCTTCCTCGGTGTCCTCACCCCGGCCCGGCTGCACGAGGCGCTGCGCCGCTCGACGGCCGCGGACGCGCGGGACATCGCGCGCGCGGACGTCGAGCTGGAGACGGTCAGCACGAGCTGA
- a CDS encoding alpha/beta hydrolase, which yields MGLTSNKVLVAAVLCAVLLFVGTVWLWPRLARRNWRAVTGRVGLLLATQLAIFVSVGVSANQAFGFYASWADLFGQENGEAIVVDHNNAGTGGPLQVVDTQRVKGPGGSRPQLTGQIQKVDIVGRTTHIATPAYVYLPPEYFQARYRTRTFPAVTVLTGYPGTAEALYKKLHYPRTAQELAKNGTAQPMILVMLRPTVAPPRDTECVDIPGGPQSESFFARDLPDAVSAHYRVGKTPGSWGIIGDSTGGYCALKLAVHHPEVYAAGAGLSPYYKAPIDPTTGDLFHGDKTLQNDADLRWYLNHHQAPDTSLLVTSSKVGEANYKDTLKFIEQVKAKHLTRISSIILDSGGHNFNTWRREIPPTLQWISGRLSDR from the coding sequence ATGGGTCTCACGAGCAACAAGGTGCTGGTGGCGGCAGTGTTGTGCGCCGTCCTGCTGTTCGTCGGCACGGTGTGGCTGTGGCCGCGGCTGGCCCGCCGGAACTGGCGCGCCGTCACCGGACGGGTCGGCCTGCTGCTGGCCACGCAACTGGCGATCTTCGTCTCCGTCGGCGTGTCCGCCAACCAGGCGTTCGGGTTCTACGCCAGCTGGGCGGATCTGTTCGGCCAGGAGAACGGCGAGGCCATCGTCGTCGACCACAACAACGCCGGCACCGGCGGCCCCCTCCAGGTGGTCGACACCCAGCGCGTGAAGGGGCCGGGCGGCTCGCGCCCGCAGCTGACCGGCCAGATCCAGAAGGTCGACATAGTGGGCCGGACGACCCACATCGCCACCCCGGCGTACGTCTATCTGCCGCCGGAGTACTTCCAGGCGCGCTACCGCACCCGCACCTTCCCCGCCGTCACGGTGCTCACCGGCTACCCGGGCACCGCGGAGGCGCTCTACAAGAAGCTGCACTATCCGCGGACCGCCCAGGAGCTGGCCAAGAACGGCACAGCCCAGCCGATGATCCTGGTCATGCTCCGGCCGACCGTCGCGCCGCCGCGGGACACCGAGTGCGTGGACATCCCGGGCGGCCCGCAGAGCGAGTCGTTCTTCGCCAGGGACCTCCCCGACGCCGTGTCGGCCCACTACAGGGTGGGCAAGACGCCCGGCAGCTGGGGCATCATCGGCGACTCCACGGGCGGCTACTGCGCGCTGAAGCTCGCCGTGCACCACCCCGAGGTGTACGCCGCCGGCGCCGGCCTGTCGCCGTACTACAAGGCGCCGATCGACCCCACGACGGGCGACCTCTTCCATGGCGACAAGACCCTGCAGAACGACGCCGACCTGCGCTGGTACCTGAACCACCATCAGGCGCCCGACACCTCGCTGCTGGTCACCAGCAGCAAGGTCGGCGAGGCCAACTACAAGGACACGCTGAAGTTCATAGAGCAGGTCAAGGCCAAGCACCTGACGAGGATCTCGTCGATCATCCTCGACAGCGGCGGCCACAACTTCAACACCTGGCGGCGCGAGATCCCGCCGACGCTCCAGTGGATCAGCGGGCGGCTCAGCGACCGCTGA
- a CDS encoding phosphatidylglycerol lysyltransferase domain-containing protein: MSGEVPGGTGRTRRIVRGPRPEAVPALVARACTLVGLLDIAAGVFPRFRHSRMHAMAEVLPGALGPFAAALSLSAGVLLLLLAHGLRRHKRRAWRAAVVLLPAGAVAQLAYRHSPIGLVICVALLVPLLRHRSEFAALPDPRSRWRALANFVLMGAGSILLGLVIVSVHPHRMVGDPSLADRISHVLYGLFGFEGPVDYQGNTSWTVAFSLGALGLLTAVTTIYLAFRPEHPAARLTEDDETRLRALLEKHGGRDSLGHFALRRDKAVVFSPSGKAAVTYRVVSGVMLASGDPIGDVEAWPGAIERFMDEAKAHSWTPAVMGCSETGGEVWTRETGLDALELGDEAVVDVADFSLAGRAMRNVRQMVKRIERAGYETRVRRIRDLGEGELDRIRRAAEDWRGTDTERGFSMALGRIGDPSDGDCLIATAHKADAEPGPYGDLKAVLHFVPWGTDGVSLDLMRRDRSADPGMNELLIVAALEAAPRLGITRVSLNFAMFRAALARGEKIGAGPVLRAWRGLLVFLSRWFQIESLYKFNAKFRPRWEPRFVVYRSSRDLPRIGLAAMQAEGFVNLALPRLLRRRAVAAPVCTHHAVAEHGVPVA; this comes from the coding sequence ATGTCGGGCGAGGTTCCGGGTGGAACAGGCCGGACGCGGCGCATAGTCCGCGGTCCGCGCCCGGAAGCCGTCCCCGCCCTGGTCGCCAGGGCCTGCACGCTCGTAGGGCTCCTGGACATTGCCGCCGGCGTCTTTCCGCGCTTCCGGCACAGCCGTATGCACGCGATGGCCGAGGTACTGCCGGGTGCGCTCGGACCCTTCGCGGCGGCGCTGTCCCTCAGCGCCGGAGTCCTTCTGCTGCTGCTCGCCCACGGACTGCGCCGTCACAAGCGCCGGGCGTGGCGAGCCGCCGTCGTCCTGCTGCCGGCCGGTGCCGTGGCGCAGCTGGCGTACCGCCACTCGCCCATCGGTCTCGTCATCTGTGTCGCGCTGCTGGTGCCACTGCTGCGCCACCGGAGCGAGTTCGCGGCGCTGCCCGACCCGCGCAGCCGCTGGCGTGCGCTCGCCAACTTCGTTCTCATGGGCGCCGGTTCGATCCTGCTCGGACTGGTCATCGTCAGCGTCCACCCGCACCGGATGGTCGGCGACCCGAGCCTGGCCGACCGCATCTCCCACGTCCTGTACGGCCTGTTCGGCTTCGAGGGGCCGGTCGACTACCAGGGCAACACGTCCTGGACGGTCGCCTTCTCCCTCGGCGCCCTCGGCCTGCTCACCGCGGTCACCACGATCTACCTGGCCTTCCGGCCCGAACACCCCGCCGCGCGTCTCACCGAGGACGACGAGACCCGGCTGCGCGCGCTGCTGGAGAAGCACGGCGGCCGCGACTCGCTGGGCCACTTCGCGCTCCGCCGCGACAAGGCCGTCGTCTTCTCGCCCAGCGGCAAGGCGGCCGTCACCTACCGCGTCGTCTCCGGCGTGATGCTCGCCAGCGGCGACCCGATCGGCGACGTCGAGGCCTGGCCCGGCGCCATCGAGCGCTTCATGGACGAGGCCAAGGCGCACTCCTGGACGCCCGCCGTCATGGGCTGCTCCGAGACCGGCGGCGAGGTCTGGACCCGCGAGACCGGCCTCGACGCCCTCGAACTGGGCGACGAGGCGGTGGTGGACGTCGCGGATTTCTCCCTGGCCGGGCGCGCGATGCGAAATGTGCGCCAGATGGTCAAACGCATCGAGAGGGCTGGTTACGAGACCCGGGTACGGCGCATCCGTGACCTCGGAGAAGGCGAGTTGGACCGCATACGGCGTGCGGCGGAGGACTGGCGCGGCACGGACACCGAGCGCGGCTTCTCCATGGCACTGGGCCGCATCGGCGACCCCTCCGACGGGGACTGTCTGATCGCAACGGCTCACAAGGCAGACGCCGAGCCCGGCCCCTACGGCGACCTCAAGGCCGTCCTCCACTTCGTCCCCTGGGGCACCGACGGCGTCTCGCTGGACCTGATGCGCCGCGACCGCTCGGCCGACCCCGGCATGAACGAACTGCTCATCGTGGCGGCCCTGGAGGCGGCCCCGAGACTCGGCATCACGCGTGTGTCGCTCAACTTCGCGATGTTCCGCGCCGCGCTCGCCCGCGGCGAGAAGATCGGCGCCGGCCCCGTGCTGCGCGCCTGGCGGGGCCTGCTGGTCTTCCTGTCCCGCTGGTTCCAGATCGAGTCCCTGTACAAGTTCAACGCCAAGTTCCGCCCCCGCTGGGAGCCCCGCTTCGTGGTCTACCGCTCCTCGCGGGACCTCCCCCGCATCGGCCTCGCCGCCATGCAGGCCGAGGGCTTCGTGAACCTCGCCCTCCCGCGGCTGCTCCGCCGCCGGGCGGTCGCCGCCCCGGTGTGCACGCACCACGCGGTCGCGGAGCACGGGGTCCCCGTGGCCTGA
- the folP gene encoding dihydropteroate synthase → MSKKNGRGHVVGLPVWDRCAVMGVVNVTPDSFSDGGRWFDTTAAVKHGLALVEEGADLVDVGGESTRPGATRVDEAEELKRVIPVVRGLASEGVTISVDTMRASVAEQALAAGAALVNDVSGGLADPAMIPAVAAAGAPFVVMHWRGFLEGGNVKGTYEDVVSEVVDELHARVEAVLAGGVAPDRIVVDPGLGFSKEGEHDLSLLAHLDRLHALGHPLLVAASRKRFLGRVLAGPEGAPPPARERDAATAAVSALAAHQGAWAVRVHEVRATADAVRVARAVEGAR, encoded by the coding sequence ATGAGCAAGAAGAACGGGCGCGGCCATGTGGTGGGACTGCCGGTGTGGGACCGCTGCGCGGTCATGGGGGTCGTCAACGTGACGCCCGACTCCTTCTCCGACGGCGGCCGCTGGTTCGACACCACCGCCGCCGTCAAGCACGGCCTCGCCCTCGTCGAGGAGGGCGCGGACCTCGTCGACGTGGGCGGCGAGTCGACCCGCCCCGGCGCCACCCGGGTCGACGAGGCGGAAGAGCTCAAGCGCGTCATCCCCGTCGTGCGGGGCCTCGCCTCCGAAGGCGTCACGATCTCCGTGGACACCATGCGCGCCTCCGTCGCCGAACAGGCGCTCGCCGCGGGCGCCGCCCTCGTCAACGACGTCAGCGGCGGCCTCGCCGACCCCGCGATGATCCCGGCCGTCGCCGCCGCCGGAGCCCCCTTCGTCGTCATGCACTGGCGCGGCTTCCTGGAGGGCGGCAACGTGAAGGGGACGTACGAGGACGTCGTCTCCGAAGTCGTCGACGAGCTGCACGCGCGCGTGGAGGCCGTTCTCGCGGGCGGCGTCGCCCCCGACCGGATCGTCGTCGACCCCGGCCTCGGCTTCTCCAAGGAGGGCGAACACGACCTCTCGCTGCTGGCCCACCTCGACCGCCTGCACGCACTGGGCCACCCGCTGCTGGTCGCCGCCTCCCGCAAGCGGTTCCTGGGCCGTGTCCTGGCCGGACCAGAGGGCGCGCCCCCACCCGCCCGGGAACGCGACGCCGCCACCGCCGCCGTCTCCGCGCTCGCCGCCCACCAGGGCGCGTGGGCGGTCCGCGTGCACGAGGTGCGGGCGACCGCCGACGCGGTGCGCGTGGCCCGGGCCGTCGAGGGAGCCCGGTGA
- a CDS encoding nuclear transport factor 2 family protein has translation MSAADTDVEQVEAANTAFYEAMERGDFDALSALWLTPADLGVDEEYHDPASAGVISCVHPGWPVLFGRGEVLRSYALIMANTDYIQFFLTDVHVSVTGDTALVTCTENILSGGPAPDDSDELGPLVGQLVVATNVFRRTADGWKLWSHHASPVLAESGDEEGDDSPS, from the coding sequence GTGAGCGCCGCCGACACCGACGTCGAGCAGGTCGAAGCCGCCAACACCGCCTTCTACGAGGCGATGGAACGGGGCGACTTCGACGCACTGTCCGCGCTCTGGCTGACCCCGGCGGACCTGGGCGTGGACGAGGAGTACCACGACCCCGCGTCCGCCGGTGTGATCTCCTGCGTCCACCCCGGCTGGCCGGTGCTCTTCGGGCGCGGCGAGGTCCTGAGGTCGTATGCGCTCATTATGGCGAATACCGACTACATTCAATTCTTTTTGACCGACGTGCATGTCTCGGTCACCGGCGACACCGCGCTGGTCACCTGCACCGAGAACATCCTCAGCGGCGGCCCGGCCCCCGACGACAGTGACGAGCTCGGCCCGCTCGTCGGCCAGCTGGTCGTCGCCACGAACGTGTTCCGGCGCACGGCCGACGGCTGGAAACTCTGGTCGCACCACGCGTCTCCCGTACTGGCCGAATCCGGTGACGAGGAAGGCGACGACTCACCCTCCTGA
- the folB gene encoding dihydroneopterin aldolase — protein MDRVALRGLKARGHHGVFPKEREEGQTFIVDLTLGLDTRPAAADDDLAKTVHYGVVAEEVVAVVEGEPVDLIETLAERIAQACLKHDGVQEVEVCVHKPDAPITVPFDDVTVTITRSRV, from the coding sequence GTGGATCGTGTCGCGCTGCGCGGCCTCAAGGCTCGCGGGCACCACGGTGTCTTCCCCAAGGAACGCGAAGAGGGCCAGACCTTCATCGTGGACCTGACGCTGGGTCTGGACACCCGGCCGGCCGCGGCGGACGACGACCTGGCGAAGACCGTGCACTACGGCGTCGTGGCCGAGGAGGTCGTGGCCGTGGTCGAGGGCGAGCCGGTCGACCTCATCGAGACGCTCGCCGAACGCATCGCCCAGGCCTGTCTGAAGCACGACGGGGTCCAGGAGGTCGAGGTCTGCGTCCACAAGCCGGACGCACCGATCACGGTCCCCTTCGACGACGTGACCGTCACCATCACCCGGAGCCGAGTATGA
- the folK gene encoding 2-amino-4-hydroxy-6-hydroxymethyldihydropteridine diphosphokinase: MTTSFTEGQSDPTVQPVPASVVERVDAADTTLQNPKLAVISLGSNLGNRLETLQGAIDALEDTPGVRIKAVSPVYETEPWGVEPGSQPTYFNAVVVLKTTLPPSSLLERAHAVEEAFNRVRDERWGPRTIDVDIVAYADVVSDDPVLTLPHPRAHERAFVLAPWHDVDPEAQLPGRGPVAELLATVTEEGVAPRADLELRLPE, encoded by the coding sequence ATGACGACGTCCTTCACCGAAGGTCAGAGCGATCCGACAGTCCAGCCGGTGCCCGCCTCCGTGGTGGAGCGCGTGGACGCCGCCGACACCACCCTGCAGAACCCGAAACTCGCGGTGATCTCCCTCGGCTCGAACCTGGGCAACCGCCTGGAGACCCTCCAGGGCGCCATCGACGCCCTGGAGGACACCCCCGGCGTCCGCATCAAGGCCGTCTCTCCCGTCTACGAGACGGAGCCCTGGGGCGTCGAGCCCGGCAGCCAGCCCACGTACTTCAACGCGGTCGTGGTCCTCAAGACCACCCTGCCGCCCTCCTCCCTGCTGGAGCGGGCGCACGCCGTCGAGGAGGCCTTCAACCGCGTACGGGACGAGCGGTGGGGCCCGCGCACCATCGACGTCGACATCGTTGCCTACGCCGACGTCGTCTCCGACGACCCGGTGCTCACCCTTCCCCACCCGCGCGCCCACGAGCGGGCCTTCGTCCTCGCCCCCTGGCACGACGTGGACCCGGAGGCCCAGCTCCCCGGCCGCGGACCCGTGGCCGAGCTCCTCGCCACCGTCACCGAGGAAGGCGTCGCGCCCCGCGCCGACCTGGAACTCCGGCTCCCCGAATAG
- a CDS encoding DUF3180 domain-containing protein, with the protein MKELRIRMLAAVFVVAGVLSWAGARLWDAVGTLPRVPLAAPIVLALIAAVLLATALSLRARLKAQRERRPGAKGVDPLMAARAVVFGQASALVAALVSGMYGGTGAFLLESLDIPARRDQAIYAGFSVLAGIAVIAAAFFLERVCKLPEDDENGGPGAAPAA; encoded by the coding sequence GTGAAAGAGCTGCGCATCAGGATGCTGGCTGCCGTGTTCGTCGTGGCCGGTGTCCTGTCGTGGGCGGGCGCCCGCCTGTGGGATGCGGTGGGCACGCTCCCCCGGGTCCCGCTGGCCGCGCCCATCGTCCTGGCCCTGATCGCCGCGGTGCTGCTGGCCACCGCGCTCTCGCTGCGCGCCCGCCTCAAGGCCCAGCGGGAGCGCCGCCCCGGCGCCAAGGGCGTCGACCCCCTGATGGCGGCCCGCGCGGTCGTCTTCGGCCAGGCGAGCGCCCTGGTCGCCGCCCTGGTCTCCGGCATGTACGGCGGCACGGGCGCCTTCCTCCTGGAGTCCCTCGACATCCCCGCCCGCCGCGACCAGGCCATCTACGCCGGCTTCTCCGTCCTCGCCGGCATCGCCGTCATAGCTGCCGCCTTCTTCCTGGAGCGCGTCTGCAAACTCCCGGAGGACGACGAGAACGGCGGCCCGGGGGCGGCTCCGGCCGCCTGA
- the folE gene encoding GTP cyclohydrolase I FolE: protein MTDPVTLDGEGVIGEFDEKRAENAVRELLIAVGEDPDREGLRETPGRVARAYREIFAGLWQQPEDVLTTTFDLGHDEMVLVKDIEVFSTCEHHLVPFRGVAHVGYIPATSGKITGLSKLARLVDVYARRPQVQERLTTQIADSLMEILEPRGVIVVVECEHMCMSMRGIRKPGAKTITSAVRGQLRDAATRNEAMSLIMAR from the coding sequence ATGACCGACCCCGTGACGCTGGACGGCGAGGGCGTGATCGGCGAGTTCGACGAGAAGCGCGCCGAGAACGCCGTACGCGAACTGCTCATCGCGGTCGGCGAGGATCCGGACCGCGAGGGCCTCCGGGAGACGCCGGGCCGGGTGGCACGGGCGTACCGGGAGATATTCGCGGGCCTGTGGCAGCAGCCCGAGGACGTCCTGACGACGACGTTCGACCTGGGCCATGACGAGATGGTGCTGGTGAAGGACATCGAAGTGTTCTCCACATGTGAACATCACCTGGTGCCGTTCAGGGGTGTCGCCCACGTCGGCTACATCCCGGCCACCAGCGGCAAGATCACGGGCCTGTCCAAGCTGGCGCGGCTGGTCGATGTCTACGCCCGGCGCCCGCAGGTGCAGGAACGTCTCACCACGCAGATCGCCGACTCCCTGATGGAGATCCTGGAGCCGCGCGGTGTGATCGTCGTCGTCGAGTGCGAGCACATGTGCATGTCGATGCGCGGCATCCGCAAGCCCGGCGCGAAGACCATCACCTCAGCGGTGCGCGGCCAGCTGCGGGATGCGGCGACGCGCAACGAGGCGATGAGTCTCATCATGGCGCGCTGA
- the ftsH gene encoding ATP-dependent zinc metalloprotease FtsH yields the protein MDVKRYFRGPVMWIVLAVLAVVVLMQVVGSSGGYKTVDTGQVVQAINENKVKEAKLTTGDEQVIKVQLKDGEKVEGSSKIQASYIGDQGVTLAGTLQEKFQTKQIPDGYTVSPTKQNAFVGILLSLLPFVLIVVVFLFLMNQMQGGGSRVMNFGKSKAKLITKDTPKTTFSDVAGSDEAVEELHEIKEFLQEPAKFQAVGAKIPKGVLLYGPPGTGKTLLARAVAGEAGVPFYSISGSDFVEMFVGVGASRVRDLFEQAKANAPAIVFVDEIDAVGRHRGAGLGGGHDEREQTLNQLLVEMDGFDVKGGVILIAATNRPDILDPALLRPGRFDRQIAVDRPDMQGRLEILKVHQKGKPVAPDVDLSAVARRTPGFTGADLSNVLNEAALLTARSNQKLIDNNMLDEAIDRVVAGPQKRTRIMSDKEKKITAYHEGGHALVAAASPNSDPVHKITILSRGRALGYTMVLPDEDKYSTTRNEMLDQLAYMLGGRAAEELVFHDPTTGAANDIEKATATARAMVTQYGMTERLGAIKFGGDNTEPFLGREMSHPRDYSEEVAALVDEEVKKLIENAHNEAWEILVENRDVLDALVLQLLEKETLSKEQIAEVFAPIVKRPARPAWTGSARRTPSTRPPVLSPKELSLTNGANGATPAIAQATESVPATESATEDRPES from the coding sequence ATGGACGTGAAGCGATACTTCCGTGGGCCGGTCATGTGGATCGTGCTGGCCGTCCTTGCCGTGGTCGTGTTGATGCAGGTCGTCGGCTCGTCCGGCGGCTACAAGACGGTGGACACAGGCCAGGTCGTCCAGGCGATCAACGAGAACAAGGTCAAAGAGGCCAAGCTCACCACCGGCGACGAGCAGGTCATCAAGGTCCAGCTCAAGGACGGCGAGAAGGTCGAAGGCAGCTCGAAGATCCAGGCGAGCTACATCGGCGACCAGGGTGTGACCCTCGCGGGCACGCTCCAGGAGAAGTTCCAGACCAAGCAGATCCCGGACGGGTACACCGTCTCGCCGACGAAGCAGAACGCCTTCGTCGGGATCCTGCTCTCCCTGCTCCCCTTCGTCCTCATCGTCGTCGTCTTCCTGTTCCTGATGAACCAGATGCAGGGCGGCGGCTCCCGAGTCATGAACTTCGGGAAGTCCAAGGCCAAGCTCATCACCAAGGACACCCCGAAGACGACGTTCTCGGACGTCGCGGGCTCGGACGAGGCGGTCGAGGAGCTCCACGAGATCAAGGAGTTCCTCCAGGAGCCGGCGAAGTTCCAGGCCGTCGGGGCGAAGATCCCCAAGGGCGTGCTCCTGTACGGGCCGCCCGGAACCGGTAAGACGCTGCTCGCGCGCGCTGTCGCGGGCGAGGCCGGCGTCCCCTTCTACTCGATCTCCGGTTCCGACTTCGTCGAGATGTTCGTCGGTGTCGGTGCCTCCCGTGTCCGTGACCTCTTCGAGCAGGCCAAGGCGAACGCCCCGGCGATCGTCTTCGTCGACGAGATCGACGCGGTCGGCCGCCATCGCGGCGCCGGCCTCGGCGGCGGTCACGACGAGCGCGAGCAGACGCTCAACCAGCTGCTCGTCGAGATGGACGGCTTCGACGTGAAGGGCGGCGTCATCCTGATCGCCGCCACGAACCGGCCCGACATCCTCGACCCGGCCCTTCTGCGCCCCGGCCGCTTCGACCGCCAGATCGCGGTCGACCGCCCGGACATGCAGGGCCGTCTGGAGATCCTCAAGGTCCACCAGAAGGGCAAGCCGGTCGCACCGGACGTCGACCTGTCGGCGGTCGCGCGGCGCACGCCGGGCTTCACGGGTGCGGACCTGTCGAACGTGCTGAACGAAGCGGCGCTCCTCACGGCGCGCAGCAACCAGAAGCTGATCGACAACAACATGCTCGACGAGGCGATCGACCGTGTGGTCGCGGGCCCGCAGAAGCGGACCCGGATCATGTCGGACAAGGAGAAGAAGATCACCGCGTACCACGAGGGCGGACACGCCCTGGTCGCGGCGGCTTCCCCCAACTCCGACCCGGTCCACAAGATCACGATCCTGTCGCGCGGCCGTGCCCTCGGCTACACGATGGTCCTGCCGGACGAGGACAAGTACTCCACGACGCGCAACGAGATGCTCGACCAGCTGGCGTACATGCTGGGCGGCCGCGCGGCCGAGGAGCTCGTCTTCCACGACCCGACGACGGGCGCTGCGAACGACATCGAGAAGGCCACCGCAACGGCCCGCGCGATGGTCACGCAGTACGGCATGACCGAGCGTCTCGGCGCGATCAAGTTCGGCGGCGACAACACCGAGCCCTTCCTGGGCCGGGAGATGTCGCACCCGCGTGACTACTCGGAAGAGGTCGCCGCGCTCGTCGACGAAGAGGTCAAGAAGCTCATCGAGAACGCGCACAACGAGGCCTGGGAAATCCTGGTCGAGAACCGCGACGTGCTCGACGCGCTGGTGCTCCAGCTGCTGGAGAAGGAGACGCTGAGCAAGGAGCAGATCGCCGAGGTCTTCGCTCCCATCGTCAAGCGCCCGGCCCGCCCCGCGTGGACCGGCTCCGCCCGTCGCACCCCGTCCACCCGCCCGCCGGTGCTCTCCCCCAAGGAGCTGTCACTGACGAACGGGGCGAACGGAGCGACGCCCGCCATCGCTCAGGCCACCGAGTCGGTCCCGGCGACGGAATCGGCCACGGAGGACCGCCCGGAGAGCTGA
- the hpt gene encoding hypoxanthine phosphoribosyltransferase has translation MRVDAKDMGTDLKSVLITKEEIDAKLIELAAKIDAEYAGKDLLIVGVLKGAVMVMADLARALSTPVTMDWMAVSSYGAGTQSSGVVRILKDLDTDIKGKHVLIVEDIIDSGLTLSWLLSNLGSREPESLKVCTLLRKPEAAKVAIDVEWVGFDIPNEFVIGYGLDYAEKYRNLPFVGTLAPHVYGG, from the coding sequence ATGCGGGTGGACGCGAAAGACATGGGCACCGACCTCAAGTCGGTGCTCATCACCAAGGAAGAGATCGACGCGAAGCTCATCGAGCTCGCCGCGAAGATCGACGCGGAGTACGCGGGCAAGGACCTGCTGATCGTCGGAGTGCTCAAGGGCGCCGTGATGGTCATGGCGGACCTGGCGCGCGCGCTGTCCACCCCGGTCACCATGGACTGGATGGCCGTGTCCTCGTACGGCGCGGGCACCCAGTCCTCCGGTGTGGTGCGGATCCTCAAGGACCTCGACACCGACATCAAGGGCAAGCACGTCCTGATCGTCGAGGACATCATCGACTCGGGGCTCACGCTGTCCTGGCTGCTGTCCAACCTCGGCTCCCGCGAGCCCGAGTCGCTCAAGGTGTGCACGCTGCTGCGCAAGCCGGAGGCCGCGAAGGTCGCGATCGACGTCGAGTGGGTCGGCTTCGACATCCCGAACGAGTTCGTGATCGGCTACGGCCTCGACTACGCCGAGAAGTACCGCAACCTCCCGTTCGTCGGTACGCTCGCGCCTCACGTCTACGGCGGCTAG